A window of Malania oleifera isolate guangnan ecotype guangnan chromosome 5, ASM2987363v1, whole genome shotgun sequence contains these coding sequences:
- the LOC131155127 gene encoding protein RESISTANCE TO PHYTOPHTHORA 1, chloroplastic isoform X1, translating to MTALASTPLCNFQISNPPSTFSIPRNSLFSPQIGTRRTKILVNSNEADAQTVEERKDGELETNGASKSKASASSVPAIDRDLKKAVQKTAATFAPRASTATKNPATPGTALYTVFEVQGYASMLLGGALSFNLIFPSNEPDIWRLMGMWSIWMFTIPSLRARDCSKKEKEALNYLFLLIPLINVTIPFLWKSFAVVWSADTIAFFGMYAWKFGWLQKTD from the exons ATGACTGCGTTGGCCTCAACGCCACTCTGCAATTTCCAGATATCAAATCCTCCCTCCACATTCTCAATTCCAAGAAACAGCTTGTTTTCTCCTCAGATTGGCACAAGACGGACCAAAATTCTTGTAAATTCTAATGAAGCAGATGCACAGACTGTAGAGGAACGCAAAGACGGTGAGCTTGAAACGAATGGAGCAAGCAAGAGCAAGGCATCTGCTTCATCTGTTCCTGCAATCGACAGAGACCTAAAAAag GCTGTTCAGAAGACTGCAGCAACCTTTGCACCAAGAGCTTCCACAGCTACCAAAAACCCTGCAACCCCTGGAACTGCCTTATACACCGTATTTGAGGTTCAAGGATATGCCTCTATGTTGTTAGGTGGAGCTCTCTCATTCAATCTGATATTTCCTTCCAATGAACCAGACATATGGAGATTAATGGGAATGTGGTCCATTTGGATGTTCA CAATTCCTTCACTCCGCGCTCGAGATTGCTCAAAGAAGGAGAAAGAAGCTCTTAACTATCTATTTCTTCTCATCCCATTAATTAATGTTACCATCCCATTCTTATGGAAGTCCTTTGCGGTTGTTTGGTCTGCTGATACCATAGCCTTCTTTGGAATGTATGCATGGAAG TTTGGGTGGCTGCAAAAAACGGACTAG
- the LOC131155127 gene encoding protein RESISTANCE TO PHYTOPHTHORA 1, chloroplastic isoform X2 has product MTALASTPLCNFQISNPPSTFSIPRNSLFSPQIGTRRTKILVNSNEADAQTVEERKDGELETNGASKSKASASSVPAIDRDLKKAVQKTAATFAPRASTATKNPATPGTALYTVFEVQGYASMLLGGALSFNLIFPSNEPDIWRLMGMWSIWMFKEE; this is encoded by the exons ATGACTGCGTTGGCCTCAACGCCACTCTGCAATTTCCAGATATCAAATCCTCCCTCCACATTCTCAATTCCAAGAAACAGCTTGTTTTCTCCTCAGATTGGCACAAGACGGACCAAAATTCTTGTAAATTCTAATGAAGCAGATGCACAGACTGTAGAGGAACGCAAAGACGGTGAGCTTGAAACGAATGGAGCAAGCAAGAGCAAGGCATCTGCTTCATCTGTTCCTGCAATCGACAGAGACCTAAAAAag GCTGTTCAGAAGACTGCAGCAACCTTTGCACCAAGAGCTTCCACAGCTACCAAAAACCCTGCAACCCCTGGAACTGCCTTATACACCGTATTTGAGGTTCAAGGATATGCCTCTATGTTGTTAGGTGGAGCTCTCTCATTCAATCTGATATTTCCTTCCAATGAACCAGACATATGGAGATTAATGGGAATGTGGTCCATTTGGATGTTCA AAGAAGAATGA